The following coding sequences are from one Helicobacter sp. 12S02232-10 window:
- a CDS encoding polymer-forming cytoskeletal protein: protein MAIFANDNKQPNGTGKMGPATIIAQGTKLKGEIHIDCHLHIDGEFEGNIHSKNTVMIGKTGLVSGEIYAQKLIVSGKFNGTTESEVVEILPLGRIDGKIISSELVIERKGIFMGESKTKQNAMEKPQKISNKLNNDTI, encoded by the coding sequence ATGGCAATCTTTGCTAACGACAATAAACAACCTAATGGGACAGGAAAAATGGGACCAGCAACAATTATCGCTCAAGGAACAAAATTAAAAGGTGAAATTCACATCGATTGTCATTTACACATTGATGGAGAATTTGAAGGCAACATCCATTCAAAAAACACCGTTATGATTGGTAAAACTGGTCTTGTAAGTGGAGAAATCTATGCACAAAAGCTTATTGTAAGCGGTAAATTCAATGGAACTACAGAATCTGAAGTTGTTGAAATTCTTCCTTTGGGACGCATTGATGGCAAAATCATCAGTTCTGAACTTGTGATTGAACGAAAAGGTATTTTTATGGGGGAAAGCAAAACCAAACAAAATGCAATGGAAAAACCTCAAAAAATCTCAAATAAATTGAACAATGATACAATCTAG
- a CDS encoding Mur ligase family protein, giving the protein MGIISLKKFLESKGAEYAPFNPQRAKIIHENLIPHLKDNSRKIHIVGTNGKGSTGRFITLGLLQAGKNVLHFTSPHLFDFNERFYKNGHIISDGELEEAHRFLQQFDFIQSCSYFEYATFLAEVLSQDSDFLVLEAGLGGEYDSTSCLKREISVFTPIGLDHQEILGNTIEQIALTKLNSMSPIAFLAHQPSLIVEEIAKSVALKYNAKLHIIPKILSEETLFYASKHNLANFLAQNFQTASNVLNYLGYKINPNSFPKLDLMGRCQKIAPNITLDVGHNEQAAQELLKVFSHKKIILVYNTYKQKDAKAILKILMPIIKKILIIEVQNDRIMEEDKLKSIIQSLGITFDRFCQKDISEKEEYLVFGSFSVTKQFLEEKACRTNLSLPS; this is encoded by the coding sequence ATGGGAATAATTAGCTTAAAAAAATTTTTAGAATCCAAAGGAGCCGAATACGCTCCATTTAACCCTCAAAGAGCAAAGATTATCCACGAAAATCTTATCCCTCATTTGAAAGACAACTCAAGAAAAATTCATATTGTCGGAACAAATGGCAAAGGAAGCACGGGTAGATTCATTACTCTTGGTCTTTTGCAGGCAGGCAAAAACGTATTGCATTTCACTTCCCCACATTTGTTTGATTTTAACGAACGCTTTTATAAAAATGGGCATATCATTTCTGATGGAGAGCTTGAAGAAGCACATAGATTTTTACAACAATTTGATTTTATCCAATCTTGCAGTTACTTTGAATACGCAACATTTCTTGCAGAAGTTTTATCTCAAGATAGCGATTTTTTAGTTCTTGAAGCCGGACTTGGAGGCGAATACGATTCAACAAGCTGCTTGAAACGTGAAATTTCAGTTTTTACACCCATCGGTTTAGATCACCAAGAAATCCTAGGCAATACGATTGAGCAAATTGCGCTTACGAAACTCAACTCAATGTCCCCTATTGCGTTTCTAGCCCATCAACCCTCATTGATTGTAGAAGAAATTGCCAAATCTGTCGCCCTAAAATATAATGCCAAGCTCCATATCATCCCTAAAATACTTTCTGAAGAAACACTTTTTTATGCCTCTAAGCACAATCTAGCAAATTTTTTAGCCCAAAACTTCCAAACCGCTTCAAATGTTCTTAATTATCTCGGATACAAAATCAATCCAAATTCATTTCCAAAACTTGATTTAATGGGCAGATGCCAAAAAATCGCCCCTAATATCACTCTTGATGTAGGTCATAACGAGCAAGCTGCCCAAGAACTCTTAAAAGTTTTTAGCCATAAAAAAATAATCCTAGTGTATAATACCTACAAACAAAAAGACGCAAAAGCTATACTTAAGATATTGATGCCCATCATAAAAAAAATCTTGATTATAGAAGTTCAAAATGACAGAATTATGGAAGAAGACAAACTCAAAAGTATCATTCAATCTTTAGGCATAACTTTTGATCGCTTCTGTCAAAAAGACATCTCAGAAAAGGAAGAGTATTTAGTCTTTGGGTCTTTTAGCGTAACTAAACAATTTCTAGAGGAGAAGGCGTGCAGGACAAACTTGTCATTACCATCGTAG
- a CDS encoding M23 family metallopeptidase — protein MILDKRLVLMVTDQNGSRHINVSMIFRQLSLYFLLFILGIVLFLGISISAFNSEIKDINAKSILIGEQYQRMIKKNSYLNEQINQRLEEIALAGDRINDLEGVIGVNKEEYESEKNDDLLTRIDLASITGAQKAFVMKFIPNGRPLDHYRRISAEFGNRMHPILHILHKHTGLDFSAQINTPVYSTADGVVDFAANGWNGGYGKLVKISHSFGFKTYYAHLNNIAVKSGEFVKKGQIIAYSGNSGVSTGPHLHYEVRFLNQPLNPINFVKWDMKNFDSIFEKERKIAWQSLLTTINNLMGQEKWDQQQLSLKEQN, from the coding sequence ATGATTCTAGATAAAAGATTGGTTCTGATGGTCACAGATCAAAATGGTAGCCGTCATATCAATGTCAGTATGATTTTTCGCCAACTCAGTCTTTATTTCTTGCTTTTTATTCTGGGAATTGTTCTGTTTTTAGGCATCTCTATCAGCGCTTTTAATTCAGAAATCAAAGATATCAACGCCAAAAGTATTTTGATAGGCGAACAATATCAAAGGATGATTAAAAAAAATTCTTATTTGAATGAACAAATCAATCAACGCCTTGAAGAAATTGCACTTGCCGGAGATAGGATCAATGATTTGGAAGGTGTTATCGGGGTCAATAAAGAAGAATATGAATCAGAAAAAAATGACGATCTTCTGACACGCATCGATTTAGCTAGCATCACAGGAGCACAAAAAGCGTTTGTAATGAAATTCATTCCCAATGGCCGACCTCTGGATCACTACCGCAGAATTTCGGCAGAATTTGGAAATAGAATGCATCCTATTTTGCATATTCTTCACAAACATACAGGTTTAGACTTCAGCGCCCAAATCAATACGCCCGTCTATTCTACGGCTGATGGCGTTGTGGATTTTGCGGCAAATGGTTGGAATGGAGGTTATGGGAAACTTGTAAAAATTTCTCATTCTTTTGGATTTAAAACTTACTATGCTCATCTCAATAATATTGCAGTTAAAAGCGGGGAGTTTGTAAAAAAAGGTCAAATTATTGCCTATAGCGGAAATTCAGGAGTGAGTACAGGACCTCACTTGCATTATGAAGTTCGCTTTTTAAACCAACCTCTCAATCCGATTAATTTTGTAAAATGGGATATGAAAAATTTTGACTCTATATTTGAAAAAGAAAGGAAAATCGCATGGCAATCTTTGCTAACGACAATAAACAACCTAATGGGACAGGAAAAATGGGACCAGCAACAATTATCGCTCAAGGAACAAAATTAA
- a CDS encoding M23 family metallopeptidase: protein MQDKLVITIVDESGSKQFRLPKNAKKIIILFCIFLSIIILSSILLMKFLMQKIDEIALNKNIALSEYKYIYQKNNLLKDQIKQKSQELTIVSQKIGDLENIVDLKKNTDKEPSVYEKIDLDDLSSSQKNLILSLIPNGEPLTSYTSKNSSSQRLHPVKNIKGVPTGYDFSAPEGTPVYATADGVIDLIRNNSNIGYGNLVKITHSFGFSSIYAHLEKSVVKKGDFVQKGQIIGYSGHSGNSNGNTLYYEVRFLGKILNPAIYTAWNANNFEEVFNNDSSIDWKNLFWAIGDIIQLQSYKLSYQMNDLPYLDEKK, encoded by the coding sequence GTGCAGGACAAACTTGTCATTACCATCGTAGATGAATCTGGTTCTAAACAATTTCGCCTGCCAAAAAACGCAAAAAAAATCATTATCCTATTTTGCATCTTCTTAAGCATTATTATTCTTTCAAGCATCTTATTGATGAAATTTTTAATGCAAAAAATTGACGAAATTGCTCTCAATAAAAATATAGCCCTCTCAGAATATAAATATATTTACCAAAAAAATAATCTACTCAAAGACCAAATCAAACAAAAAAGCCAAGAACTAACGATTGTGAGTCAAAAAATCGGTGATTTGGAAAATATTGTCGATCTGAAAAAAAATACCGATAAAGAACCTTCCGTGTATGAAAAAATTGATTTAGATGATCTTTCTTCTTCTCAAAAAAACCTTATTTTAAGTCTCATTCCAAATGGAGAACCCCTAACCTCATATACATCTAAAAATTCAAGTTCTCAAAGACTGCATCCGGTTAAAAACATCAAAGGAGTTCCCACAGGCTACGACTTCAGTGCACCTGAAGGAACCCCTGTTTATGCGACTGCTGATGGAGTTATTGATCTCATTCGTAACAATTCCAACATCGGTTATGGAAATTTAGTTAAAATCACCCATTCTTTTGGATTTAGCTCTATTTATGCCCATTTGGAAAAATCCGTAGTCAAAAAAGGCGATTTTGTCCAAAAAGGACAAATCATCGGTTATAGCGGACATAGTGGGAATTCTAATGGAAACACTCTTTATTATGAAGTCAGATTTTTGGGAAAAATCCTAAATCCTGCCATTTATACTGCTTGGAATGCAAATAATTTTGAAGAAGTATTCAATAATGATTCTTCAATAGATTGGAAAAATCTTTTTTGGGCTATTGGAGATATTATCCAGCTCCAAAGCTACAAGCTTAGTTATCAAATGAATGATCTACCATATTTGGATGAGAAAAAATGA
- a CDS encoding GGDEF domain-containing protein: MLDFKSRIEIIFKKIDRFSNLSQTEYVELVSKELRRQSFFIEEENWLEKYASLLSPNIKNLFEYNIHTRDEFIRRLIMYLNIADNSSSISNFPDQTNILSAILIKILYEVSSERLKQEKPNLFAQKNPKNSEEMEQLINAWSEVVQDEEHLKIQKQISLIIAKLIQPCILDFNTEIKEIVQLLNTTPQSITDSSVLKTLEEISEHRDKDCKLLRRSSKEIGKNASEVLMEIENAILDNNEHIKEIAKIRKSIVKREENFEQEKETLIDIADILHKKIININSILKNKEEKIKHLYDEINTLSLYIKTIEEQSKMDSLTEVYNRKHIDNIAEICERQFQTDSINYSILFFDIDNFKNINDIYGHTAGDKLLAIFSKILKKNCRGSDIEGDMEGMNS; encoded by the coding sequence ATGTTAGACTTTAAATCTCGAATTGAAATAATTTTTAAAAAAATTGACAGATTCTCCAATCTCTCTCAAACAGAATATGTTGAACTTGTTAGTAAAGAACTTCGAAGGCAAAGCTTCTTCATTGAAGAAGAGAATTGGCTTGAAAAATACGCGAGTTTGCTGAGTCCAAACATCAAAAATCTTTTTGAATATAACATCCATACTAGAGATGAGTTTATCCGACGTTTGATTATGTATCTCAACATTGCCGATAACTCTTCAAGCATATCAAATTTCCCAGATCAAACCAATATTCTTTCAGCCATCCTTATAAAAATTCTTTACGAGGTTTCAAGCGAACGCCTTAAACAAGAAAAACCAAATCTTTTTGCTCAAAAAAATCCAAAAAATTCTGAAGAAATGGAACAATTAATCAATGCTTGGAGTGAAGTCGTTCAAGATGAAGAGCATTTAAAAATTCAAAAACAAATTTCTTTAATCATTGCCAAACTAATCCAACCTTGCATTTTAGACTTCAATACAGAAATCAAAGAAATTGTTCAACTTTTAAATACAACCCCTCAATCCATTACCGACTCAAGTGTCTTAAAAACGTTGGAGGAAATCTCAGAACATCGAGATAAAGACTGCAAGCTTTTAAGAAGAAGCAGCAAGGAAATTGGGAAAAATGCTAGCGAAGTCCTGATGGAAATAGAAAACGCAATCTTAGACAACAATGAACACATTAAAGAAATTGCAAAAATCAGAAAATCCATAGTAAAGAGAGAAGAAAATTTTGAACAAGAAAAGGAAACCTTGATAGACATCGCAGATATTTTACACAAAAAAATTATCAATATCAATTCAATATTGAAAAATAAAGAGGAAAAAATAAAACATCTTTATGATGAAATCAATACCCTTTCTCTTTATATCAAAACTATCGAAGAACAATCCAAAATGGACAGCTTAACTGAAGTATATAACAGAAAGCATATCGATAATATTGCCGAAATATGCGAAAGACAATTTCAAACCGACTCAATCAATTATTCAATTTTGTTTTTTGACATCGATAACTTTAAGAATATCAACGACATTTATGGCCACACTGCGGGGGATAAACTGCTTGCAATCTTTAGCAAAATACTCAAAAAAAATTGCAGAGGGAGCGATATTGAGGGAGATATGGAGGGGATGAATTCTTAA
- the mfd gene encoding transcription-repair coupling factor produces the protein MIQSSLYHAFLKGFKNTLLITKDLKEAAQAYEVAKYFKGSFTPILLPELRAKMGDDMRSFSSEFMELLSKLRDFYTSPNPLLIAPISTLLYPLPSIELLKTFELKKNTSIQISELKKKLFYYGYENVDIVEMEGEVSFRGDIMDIFIPSSKPYRISFFDAECESIRVFDPSTQISVQEEQDYCNIPPAIFSLDEEKFQSLNEQVTQSEFNTFSKDIASLGFWYLQEYGINFIKTYDAIITQEALREAEEIYALEESSPLKLQDFQALKILSTPDDGSIDIATDIKNLNSIIALNANKKITILTKNQEFLKNLGLDGDKFESVLSECVINISTPKELIISLNTYPKPQKHKKSRLGLDELNIGEYIVHNDYGIGIFKGIIQANILGSMRDFIRIDYQGEDRLLLPVENLHLIDRYIAGSGNVPIVDRLGKGSFAKLKEKVKVKLFEIADNIIKLAAKRNLIEGKKINTNLPEIEMFKNSCDFTLTPDQEKAIADIFTDISSGRAMDRLLSGDVGFGKTEVAINAMFAVYKNGYQSALIVPTTLLCNQHFNTLKNRFEPFGIKVAKLDRFIKPTQKNQILKGLLEGSIDVIVGTHSLLNTRFKNLALMIVDEEHKFGVKQKETIKELSKDLHFLSMSATPIPRTLNMALSQIKGMSTLLTPPIEKIPNKTFLKEKTPALLKEIIHRELRRNGQIFYIHNNIATITKAKEAIEELIPKLKIAILHSQIDSKETENIMIDFSEGKYQMLLCTSIIESGIHLPNANTIIVDGADKFGLADLHQLRGRVGRGNKEGFCYFLINDKKSITQQASKRLLALEKNSYLGSGASIAYHDLEIRGGGNLLGQDQSGHIKNIGYGLYLRMLEEAINQLSGNQSQTNAGVELKLGVSGYLNPELIPSDRLRLELYRRLSLCKEISQVYEIEEEIQDRFGKLDAMSLQFLQIITIKILANSLQIKTLSNYAQNISIIDAQDTKECIQAPSKDDDDILNAILEHLRKKQAKSNS, from the coding sequence ATGATACAATCTAGCCTTTATCACGCTTTTTTAAAAGGCTTTAAAAACACTCTTTTAATCACAAAAGATCTTAAAGAAGCTGCCCAAGCCTATGAGGTCGCCAAATATTTTAAAGGTTCTTTTACGCCCATTTTACTGCCTGAACTTCGGGCAAAAATGGGCGATGATATGCGATCGTTTTCAAGTGAATTTATGGAACTTCTTTCAAAACTGCGTGACTTTTATACTTCACCAAACCCACTTTTGATTGCTCCGATTTCTACCTTACTCTACCCGCTTCCAAGCATAGAACTTCTTAAAACCTTTGAACTCAAAAAAAACACTTCGATTCAAATTTCAGAATTAAAAAAGAAACTTTTTTATTATGGATATGAAAATGTTGATATTGTAGAAATGGAAGGCGAAGTGAGTTTTCGAGGCGATATTATGGATATTTTCATTCCTTCTTCCAAGCCTTATCGAATCAGCTTTTTTGATGCAGAATGCGAAAGTATTCGTGTCTTTGACCCAAGCACTCAAATCAGCGTTCAAGAAGAACAAGATTACTGCAACATTCCCCCTGCAATTTTTAGCCTTGATGAAGAGAAATTTCAATCTTTAAATGAGCAAGTTACCCAATCAGAATTCAATACTTTTAGCAAAGATATCGCCTCATTGGGTTTTTGGTATCTTCAAGAATACGGGATCAACTTTATCAAAACTTACGATGCCATCATCACTCAAGAAGCCCTTAGAGAAGCTGAAGAAATCTATGCCCTTGAAGAGTCTTCCCCTTTAAAATTGCAAGATTTCCAAGCTTTGAAGATCTTAAGCACTCCTGATGATGGGAGCATAGATATTGCTACTGATATAAAAAATCTAAACTCCATCATTGCGCTAAATGCAAACAAAAAAATCACGATTCTTACAAAAAATCAAGAATTTTTAAAAAATCTCGGGCTTGATGGCGACAAATTTGAAAGTGTGCTATCTGAATGCGTTATCAATATTTCTACACCCAAAGAACTCATCATTTCTCTAAACACTTATCCCAAACCTCAAAAGCACAAAAAATCCCGTCTAGGACTTGATGAGCTCAATATCGGGGAATATATCGTTCATAACGACTATGGGATTGGTATATTTAAAGGGATCATTCAAGCAAACATTCTTGGAAGTATGAGAGATTTTATCCGCATTGATTATCAAGGGGAAGACAGACTTTTATTGCCAGTAGAAAATCTCCACCTCATAGATCGATACATAGCTGGTAGCGGAAATGTGCCTATTGTCGATAGACTAGGCAAAGGAAGTTTTGCAAAGCTGAAAGAAAAAGTTAAAGTCAAATTATTTGAAATTGCTGACAATATCATCAAGCTTGCCGCCAAACGCAATCTGATTGAAGGCAAAAAAATTAACACCAATCTCCCTGAAATAGAAATGTTCAAAAATTCGTGTGATTTTACACTCACACCCGATCAAGAAAAAGCTATCGCAGACATTTTTACAGATATTTCAAGCGGAAGGGCGATGGATAGACTTCTAAGCGGGGATGTGGGTTTTGGTAAAACTGAAGTTGCCATCAATGCAATGTTTGCCGTTTATAAAAACGGCTATCAATCTGCTCTCATTGTCCCCACAACCCTATTATGCAACCAACATTTCAATACTCTCAAAAATAGATTTGAACCTTTTGGGATTAAAGTTGCCAAGCTTGATCGCTTCATCAAACCCACACAAAAAAATCAAATCCTCAAAGGATTATTAGAAGGAAGTATTGATGTGATCGTAGGAACGCATTCTCTTTTAAATACGCGTTTTAAAAATCTCGCTTTGATGATTGTAGATGAAGAACATAAATTTGGGGTGAAGCAAAAAGAAACCATCAAAGAATTGAGCAAAGACTTACATTTTTTAAGTATGTCTGCAACACCCATTCCCCGAACGCTTAATATGGCGCTTTCTCAAATCAAAGGAATGAGTACGCTTTTAACCCCTCCGATTGAAAAAATACCAAATAAAACATTTTTAAAAGAAAAAACTCCTGCTCTCTTAAAAGAAATCATTCACAGAGAACTCAGACGAAACGGACAAATTTTTTATATTCACAACAATATCGCCACCATCACAAAAGCCAAAGAAGCGATTGAAGAATTAATCCCGAAATTAAAAATAGCCATTCTGCATTCTCAAATCGACTCCAAAGAAACCGAAAATATTATGATTGATTTCTCTGAAGGAAAATATCAAATGCTTTTATGCACATCCATCATCGAATCAGGCATCCATCTTCCAAACGCCAATACAATCATTGTCGATGGAGCTGATAAATTCGGTTTAGCAGACTTGCACCAACTCAGAGGACGCGTGGGACGTGGCAACAAGGAGGGCTTTTGCTATTTCTTAATCAATGATAAAAAATCCATCACACAACAAGCAAGCAAACGTCTCTTAGCTTTGGAAAAAAACTCTTATTTGGGGAGTGGGGCATCAATTGCTTATCACGATCTTGAAATCAGAGGGGGCGGGAATTTACTTGGACAAGATCAAAGCGGTCATATCAAAAATATCGGATATGGACTTTATCTGCGAATGCTTGAAGAAGCCATCAACCAGCTCAGTGGCAACCAATCTCAAACAAATGCTGGTGTCGAATTAAAATTAGGCGTAAGTGGTTACCTCAACCCTGAATTAATTCCAAGCGATCGCCTCAGGCTTGAACTTTACAGAAGACTTTCATTATGCAAAGAAATTTCACAAGTCTATGAAATCGAAGAAGAAATCCAAGATAGATTCGGGAAACTTGATGCGATGAGCTTACAATTTCTCCAAATCATTACCATCAAAATCTTGGCAAATTCTCTTCAGATTAAAACGCTTTCAAACTACGCCCAAAATATTTCAATCATTGATGCACAAGATACAAAAGAATGCATCCAAGCCCCAAGCAAAGACGATGATGATATTTTAAATGCGATTTTAGAGCATTTGAGAAAAAAACAGGCAAAATCGAACTCTTAA
- a CDS encoding autotransporter outer membrane beta-barrel domain-containing protein — MASYHPMMADSILQDTFINLNGTTIGDQYLDFSKNSNITLFFNTQENSLPNSIGNIGYPNLAYWNNGGIITGNIDNASHIGNIDLQNTGPSGLTIHTVGTQENPASIGTITSNYNSVLTLNMEHTRFAGFTGYPNISGNPEVANFNSLTINAKDSIIENNTKDIDRVQATNSAITLDHSIWKQKINFYYYEDKNFIALKNHSVMALGSSSYTNDFVSCNFIIGADENDTNTLRLQNNAKVNFLKESTINGKLLLEGFIAENHSPSLTLMGLDLTLASGSDYTGTLKMLDSSASIYDSNPKLGSTLSLSENVRLALTPDSMINTLKGSYAEGENAFKNANTFITFADPSDPSRYHMIPSNALQHTSYYGVTNIENLDNFNGGIFIFAIGDKDAQGYHSDKIIINAATNSSNNILAPKPLPNAKLPEDFLYDHKILIASVKNVVNNSLSAYNANVFKTGLQSVQDGLLIYTYDIEATQETTPQTTTITTSSEKKKPIIIDSTLKSEQEKQGHYTSSSFSTYSNYYLTDLNGATATKDTTNITYKPKNIQNQDTQDLQSQTPTTSQSQTKPNSTQNQDTQGTQSKQNTQIQSQTPTTSQSQFIKQAIAPTAQASAIASVVSSYSLFLSNINDLNKRLGELRNNPKSKGFWARIFNGMNTSNYAQELKNYYFNVQGGYDDSFDYKDSKAYFGWALSYGHSNLKSSATNAKATPETSDISLKGNSNLIEFGIYYAYVSNQGFYSDTIFKGSYINNTITLENNQDIGTKNNGILNTHTLSLGEELGYRWNFLLQEKQTSKHSFYIEPSIEMILGYVQGNRFDETDKNARSIQAHLPDILALRGRIGANLGYSLKTLKHQSDFRIGMSYIGDKAFNGTIDLSSDVLNAESIVIPANHMGIVSLGINTTLNESFRAYLDLEAGFGGKHFNQNYLISLGGRWGF, encoded by the coding sequence TTGGCATCTTATCATCCAATGATGGCAGATTCAATCCTTCAAGACACTTTCATCAACCTAAATGGAACTACCATCGGGGATCAATATCTAGACTTTTCAAAAAACTCAAACATCACGCTTTTTTTCAACACACAAGAAAATTCACTCCCTAATAGTATCGGAAATATCGGTTATCCAAACTTGGCATATTGGAATAATGGAGGCATTATCACTGGAAATATCGATAATGCTTCTCATATCGGAAATATTGACCTTCAAAATACCGGACCTTCAGGGCTTACAATACACACAGTTGGCACACAGGAAAATCCTGCAAGCATTGGTACCATAACCAGCAATTACAATTCAGTCCTTACCCTCAATATGGAGCATACCCGATTTGCGGGTTTTACAGGATATCCAAATATTTCAGGAAATCCAGAAGTAGCAAATTTCAATTCTCTTACCATCAATGCCAAAGACTCCATTATTGAGAACAATACCAAAGATATCGACCGTGTTCAAGCAACAAATTCCGCTATAACCTTAGACCATTCGATCTGGAAACAGAAAATTAATTTCTACTACTATGAAGATAAAAATTTTATCGCATTAAAAAATCACTCTGTAATGGCACTAGGATCATCATCATACACTAATGACTTTGTCAGTTGCAATTTTATCATCGGTGCAGATGAGAACGATACCAATACCCTAAGACTCCAAAATAATGCCAAAGTCAATTTCTTAAAAGAGAGCACCATCAATGGCAAACTGCTTTTAGAAGGCTTTATTGCAGAAAATCATTCTCCAAGCCTCACTCTAATGGGTTTAGATCTAACCCTAGCAAGCGGATCTGATTATACAGGGACTTTGAAAATGCTTGACTCCTCAGCTTCTATTTACGATTCAAATCCTAAACTTGGCTCCACGCTTTCTCTATCTGAAAACGTGCGGCTTGCATTAACGCCTGATTCTATGATTAATACTTTAAAAGGGAGCTATGCAGAAGGTGAGAATGCCTTTAAAAATGCAAATACTTTTATCACCTTCGCCGATCCATCTGATCCAAGCAGATACCATATGATTCCAAGCAATGCTTTGCAACACACCTCCTATTATGGCGTGACTAATATCGAAAATTTAGATAACTTCAATGGCGGGATTTTTATTTTTGCCATCGGGGATAAAGACGCACAAGGTTACCACTCTGATAAAATCATCATCAATGCTGCGACCAACTCAAGCAATAATATCTTAGCACCCAAACCACTCCCTAATGCCAAACTCCCTGAAGATTTTCTGTATGATCATAAAATCCTGATTGCTTCAGTAAAAAATGTGGTTAATAATTCTTTAAGTGCATATAATGCAAATGTTTTCAAAACTGGATTGCAAAGTGTTCAAGATGGACTTTTGATCTACACTTATGATATTGAAGCCACTCAAGAGACAACCCCACAGACAACAACAATAACAACAAGTTCCGAAAAAAAGAAGCCCATCATAATAGATTCTACTCTAAAGTCCGAGCAAGAAAAACAAGGGCACTACACTAGTAGTAGTTTCTCAACATACAGCAATTACTACCTGACTGACTTGAATGGTGCAACAGCAACAAAAGATACCACCAACATTACATACAAGCCAAAGAATATACAAAATCAAGACACTCAAGATTTACAATCCCAAACACCCACAACATCTCAATCCCAAACCAAACCAAACAGCACCCAAAATCAAGACACTCAAGGAACTCAATCAAAGCAAAACACTCAAATCCAATCCCAAACACCCACAACATCTCAATCCCAATTCATCAAACAGGCAATCGCACCTACTGCACAAGCAAGTGCGATTGCCTCGGTTGTTTCTAGCTATTCCTTATTTCTATCTAATATCAATGACTTAAACAAACGCTTGGGAGAACTCAGAAATAACCCGAAATCCAAAGGGTTCTGGGCAAGAATATTTAATGGAATGAATACTTCAAACTACGCACAAGAACTTAAGAATTATTATTTTAATGTACAAGGGGGTTATGATGATTCCTTTGATTATAAAGATTCTAAGGCATACTTCGGATGGGCACTCTCTTATGGGCATAGCAATCTTAAAAGTTCTGCCACAAACGCAAAAGCGACCCCAGAGACTTCAGACATTAGCCTCAAAGGGAATTCCAATCTCATAGAATTCGGGATATATTATGCCTATGTTTCCAATCAAGGATTCTATTCAGACACAATCTTCAAAGGATCTTATATCAACAATACGATTACCTTAGAAAATAATCAAGACATTGGAACAAAAAATAATGGCATTTTAAACACCCATACACTCTCATTAGGAGAGGAATTAGGGTATAGATGGAATTTTTTGCTTCAAGAAAAACAAACCTCTAAACATTCCTTTTATATAGAACCTTCTATAGAAATGATATTGGGCTATGTGCAAGGGAATCGATTTGATGAAACAGACAAAAACGCTCGCAGTATTCAAGCCCATCTTCCTGATATTTTGGCTCTTAGAGGCAGAATCGGTGCAAATTTAGGCTATAGCTTAAAAACCCTCAAACATCAAAGCGATTTTAGAATCGGGATGTCCTATATAGGGGATAAAGCATTTAATGGGACTATCGATCTAAGCTCTGATGTATTAAATGCAGAATCCATCGTTATTCCTGCCAATCATATGGGGATTGTTTCTTTAGGGATAAATACGACCTTGAACGAATCCTTTCGAGCATATCTAGATTTAGAAGCAGGTTTTGGTGGAAAACATTTCAATCAAAATTATTTAATATCTTTGGGAGGTCGATGGGGATTTTAA
- a CDS encoding diguanylate cyclase yields MPGTDLEKAKEFAKRICKTIEKSNFVFKNKKIKITISIGMTDRISHKSKYDMIDCADKFLYKAKNMGRNRVEWE; encoded by the coding sequence ATGCCTGGAACAGATTTGGAAAAAGCCAAAGAATTTGCCAAACGCATTTGCAAAACCATAGAAAAAAGTAATTTTGTCTTTAAAAATAAAAAAATCAAAATCACTATAAGCATCGGAATGACTGATAGAATTTCCCATAAAAGCAAATATGATATGATTGATTGTGCAGATAAATTTCTCTATAAAGCCAAAAATATGGGGAGAAATCGAGTCGAATGGGAATAA